DNA from Pelobacter propionicus DSM 2379:
TTTGGGCTCCATCGGCATCGGCCACACCCGTTGGGCCACCCACGGCCGCCCTTCCGAGATCAACGCCCATCCCCACAGGGCCGGCTCCATCATCGTGGTGCACAACGGCATTATCGAGAACTACCTGCAGCTGCGCGAGGAGCTCAAAAAAGGGGGCCATACGTTCAGGAGCGAGACCGACACAGAGGTCATCTCCCACCTGATCGAGGATACCCTCACCCGGGAGCCGGATTTCGAGAAGGCCGTGAGAACGGCTCTCTCCCGCCTGGTGGGGGCCTATGCGGTCTGCATCTTGAACGAGTGGGAGCCGGGAACGCTGATCGCCGCCAAGCTCGGTTCTCCCCTGGTGGTGGGGCTGGGCACGGGTGAATTCTTCGTCGCCTCCGATATCCCCGCCATCCTGGCCCACACCCGCGAGATGGTCTTCATGGATGACGGCGAGATGGCCGTGTTCCGTGACGGGTCGGCCTCCTTCTCCACCATCCAAGGCTCCCCCCTGGACAAGAAGGCGCGCCACATCGACTGGTCGCCGCTGATGGCCGAGAAAGGGGGCTACCGGCACTTCATGCTCAAGGAGATCCACGAGCAGCCCCGGGCCGTGCGCGACACCATCGCCGGCCGGTTGCTGGAGGATAGCGGCGACGTGCACCTGGGGGACCTGAATTTCAACGACCAGCAGCTGAGCCGGATCAGGCGCATCGTCATCGTGGCCTGCGGTACCTCCTGGCACGCGGCGCTCCTGGGCAAGTTCTACCTGGAGGGGCGCTGCCGCATCCCGGTGGAGGTGGATATCGCCTCCGAGTTCCGCTACCGCGATCCGGTGATCGATGGTTCCACCCTGATGATGGTCATCTCCCAGTCCGGCGAGACCGCCGATACCCTGGCTGCCCTGCGCGAGGCCAAGTCCCGGGGCGCCATGGCCATGGCCATCTGCAACGTGGTGGACTCCTCCATCGCCCGCGAGGCGGGCAACGTGATCTACACCCATGCCGGCCCGGAGATCGGCGTGGCCTCCACCAAGGCCTTCGTCACCCAGCTGACGGCCCTGTACCTGTTCACCATCCGTCTGGGCCGCAGCATTGGTAGTATCGACGCCGAAACCGGAAAGGCGATGCTGGCCTCCCTCAAGCGGGTGCCATCCCTGCTGGAAGAGGTGCTCAAGCTGAACGGGTGCACCGAGAAGATCGCCCGCAAGTACATGAACGCCCGTGACTTCCTCTACCTGGGGCGTGGCAAGAACTACCCCATCGCCCTGGAGGGGGCGCTCAAGCTGAAGGAGATCTCCTACATCCATGCCGAGGGATACCCGGCAGGCGAGATGAAGCACGGCCCCATCGCCCTGATCGACGAGGATATGCCGGTGGTGGTGCTGGCGCCGCGCAACAGTGCCTTCGAGAAGACCCTCTCCAACATGGAGGAGGTGATTGCCCGCAGCGGTCGGGTGATCGCGCTCTGCAGCGCCGGTGATGATGAGGTGA
Protein-coding regions in this window:
- the glmS gene encoding glutamine--fructose-6-phosphate transaminase (isomerizing); translated protein: MCGIVGYIGGQAATPIILEGLKKLEYRGYDSAGIATLADGGSAIRRSEGKLVNLENLLAEQPLLGSIGIGHTRWATHGRPSEINAHPHRAGSIIVVHNGIIENYLQLREELKKGGHTFRSETDTEVISHLIEDTLTREPDFEKAVRTALSRLVGAYAVCILNEWEPGTLIAAKLGSPLVVGLGTGEFFVASDIPAILAHTREMVFMDDGEMAVFRDGSASFSTIQGSPLDKKARHIDWSPLMAEKGGYRHFMLKEIHEQPRAVRDTIAGRLLEDSGDVHLGDLNFNDQQLSRIRRIVIVACGTSWHAALLGKFYLEGRCRIPVEVDIASEFRYRDPVIDGSTLMMVISQSGETADTLAALREAKSRGAMAMAICNVVDSSIAREAGNVIYTHAGPEIGVASTKAFVTQLTALYLFTIRLGRSIGSIDAETGKAMLASLKRVPSLLEEVLKLNGCTEKIARKYMNARDFLYLGRGKNYPIALEGALKLKEISYIHAEGYPAGEMKHGPIALIDEDMPVVVLAPRNSAFEKTLSNMEEVIARSGRVIALCSAGDDEVSGRAEDVIQIPRLDEDMDPLLLSVPLQLLAYHVAVLKGTDVDQPRNLAKSVTVE